The Vigna unguiculata cultivar IT97K-499-35 chromosome 6, ASM411807v1, whole genome shotgun sequence genome contains a region encoding:
- the LOC114187073 gene encoding reactive oxygen species modulator 1 — MSLVFPFKRLFSPKTLSSVYLGLQMARDSCLTRVVAGAAMGGAVGGAVGAVYGTYEAIRYKVPGLMKIRHIGQTTLGSAAIFGLFLGAGSLIHCGKSY, encoded by the exons ATGAGTTTGGTTTTTCCCTTTAAGAGGTTATTTTCTCCCAAAACCCTCTCTAGTGTCTACCTCGGACTTCAAATGGCAAGGGACAGTTGCCTCACTCGTGTCGTAGCTGGCGCCGCTATGGGTGGTGCTGTGGGCGGCGCTGTCG GTGCTGTGTATGGAACATATGAGGCTATTAGGTATAAG GTGCCTGGACTAATGAAAATTAGGCATATTGGACAAACTACACTTGGAAGTGCTGCTATTTTTGGTCTTTTCTTGGGTGCTGGAAGCTTGATACATTGTGGAAAATCATATTGA